A window from Malacoplasma iowae encodes these proteins:
- a CDS encoding valine--tRNA ligase yields MNIKYDYLLCEESDSIQKDLQRKNDISFKAKNNFFTIVFPPPNVTGKLHIGHAWNCSVQDFLIKYNNLKGKNSLLLTGMDHAGIATQTKYEAFLRENNKFNLNETRENNLKNLHEWVKDTANIIRNQWKGLGMSLDYERERFTLDEKSNEAVNYAFVKLYEKGIIYRGLKLVNWDVKLKTAISNIEAIKKEIDSKMYYIKYYYESNKKEFLTIATTRPETIFVDECIFVNPKDNRYKNKVNQKVLNPLTSKPIPILTDEYVDKNFGTGAMKCTPAHDFNDYELGIKHKLKIESCIDLDGKLNEKANQFKGIDRLEARSKVAQFLSDNNLLVKVENIKSVVEYSERTNEIVEPLLSEQWFIKMDDYAKKIIEWQKSNKSTVFHPKKFDKMLNNWLVNVHDWCISRQLWWGHQIPAWYHKKTNEIYVGLKPPKNESDYVRDNDVLDTWFSSGLWPLTLNGFKDKLHERFPTDVLVTGFDIIFFWVVRMMLFSLEFSNQMPFKNVYITGLIRDHLGRKMSKSLGNGVDPNDVIKQYGADALRLFLLSSSSPGEDLKYFPEKVESCWNFLNKLWNSFRFIKINSENIDLNKIDKLNYSNFDIWILNRLIDVTNKSTKHFDKYNLLVGLKYITDFVKNDFCNTYIELNKSRINKKDLASLYVLNFVMKNILKLLYPACPFITYYLYNELPNKNKESIVFELFEKINFRKKEHIIDKVLSIIDLIRVIRFENKLAKKDTFEIVLISKEFNNENNATKEEIKNILLSENIVVKDIIDSHKKPTHILDGLSLIINNDYQNSEHKKEEIEKEIKFLEFEINRAQNILANKNFVSKAPKEKVEEEKKKLKNYTDRLNEIKKIFK; encoded by the coding sequence ATGAATATTAAGTACGATTATTTACTGTGTGAAGAAAGTGATTCTATTCAAAAAGATTTACAAAGAAAGAATGATATATCATTTAAAGCAAAAAATAATTTTTTTACAATAGTTTTTCCACCTCCAAATGTTACAGGAAAATTACATATTGGTCATGCTTGAAATTGTTCTGTTCAAGATTTTTTAATTAAATACAATAATTTAAAAGGTAAGAATAGTTTGCTTTTAACAGGAATGGATCATGCTGGAATTGCTACTCAAACAAAATATGAAGCATTCTTAAGAGAAAACAATAAATTTAATTTAAATGAAACAAGAGAAAATAATCTTAAAAATCTACATGAATGAGTAAAAGACACTGCAAATATAATTAGAAACCAATGAAAAGGTTTGGGGATGTCTTTAGATTATGAAAGAGAAAGATTTACTTTAGATGAAAAATCTAATGAAGCTGTTAACTACGCTTTTGTCAAGTTATATGAAAAAGGGATTATTTATAGAGGATTAAAGTTAGTTAATTGAGATGTTAAATTAAAGACTGCTATATCAAATATAGAAGCTATTAAAAAAGAAATTGATTCTAAAATGTATTACATAAAATATTATTATGAATCAAATAAAAAAGAATTTTTAACAATAGCAACAACAAGACCTGAAACTATATTTGTTGATGAATGTATTTTTGTTAACCCTAAAGATAATAGATATAAAAATAAAGTTAATCAAAAAGTTTTAAATCCTTTAACATCAAAACCAATTCCTATCTTAACAGATGAATATGTAGATAAAAATTTTGGTACTGGTGCAATGAAATGTACTCCAGCTCATGATTTTAATGATTATGAATTAGGAATTAAACACAAACTAAAAATTGAAAGTTGTATTGATCTTGATGGTAAATTAAATGAAAAAGCAAATCAATTTAAAGGTATTGATAGATTAGAAGCAAGAAGCAAAGTGGCTCAATTTTTAAGTGATAATAATTTGCTTGTTAAAGTTGAGAACATTAAAAGTGTTGTAGAATATTCAGAACGTACAAATGAAATTGTTGAACCATTATTATCAGAACAATGATTTATAAAAATGGATGACTATGCTAAGAAAATTATTGAATGACAAAAGTCTAACAAAAGCACAGTATTTCATCCTAAAAAATTTGATAAGATGCTAAACAATTGACTTGTTAATGTTCATGATTGATGTATTTCAAGACAATTATGATGAGGGCATCAAATACCAGCTTGATATCACAAAAAAACAAATGAAATTTATGTTGGATTAAAACCCCCAAAAAACGAAAGTGATTATGTTAGAGATAATGATGTTTTAGATACTTGATTCTCTTCTGGATTATGACCTTTAACTTTAAATGGATTTAAAGATAAATTACATGAAAGATTTCCAACAGATGTATTAGTTACAGGTTTTGACATTATTTTTTTCTGAGTTGTAAGAATGATGTTATTCTCTTTGGAATTTAGTAATCAAATGCCTTTTAAAAATGTTTATATTACAGGATTAATTAGAGATCATCTTGGAAGAAAAATGTCAAAATCATTAGGTAATGGTGTTGACCCTAATGACGTGATAAAACAATATGGCGCTGATGCTTTGAGACTATTTTTGCTTTCGTCATCATCACCAGGAGAAGATCTTAAATATTTTCCAGAGAAAGTTGAATCATGCTGAAACTTTTTAAACAAATTATGAAATTCATTTAGATTTATAAAAATTAATTCTGAAAATATTGATTTAAATAAAATTGATAAATTAAACTATTCTAATTTTGATATTTGAATATTAAATAGACTTATTGATGTAACAAATAAATCTACAAAACATTTTGATAAATATAATCTTTTAGTTGGATTAAAATACATTACTGATTTTGTAAAAAATGATTTTTGTAATACATATATAGAACTTAACAAAAGTAGAATAAACAAAAAAGATTTAGCTAGTTTATATGTTCTTAATTTTGTAATGAAAAATATTTTAAAGTTACTTTATCCAGCTTGTCCTTTTATTACATATTATTTGTATAATGAATTGCCAAATAAAAACAAAGAATCAATTGTGTTTGAATTATTTGAAAAAATTAATTTTAGAAAAAAAGAACACATTATTGATAAAGTGTTATCAATAATAGATTTAATTAGGGTTATTAGATTTGAAAATAAATTAGCTAAAAAAGATACTTTTGAAATAGTTTTAATTTCTAAAGAATTTAATAATGAAAACAATGCAACCAAAGAAGAAATAAAAAACATTTTATTATCTGAAAATATTGTTGTTAAAGATATTATTGATTCTCACAAAAAACCAACCCATATTCTTGATGGTCTTAGTTTAATCATTAATAATGATTATCAAAATAGTGAACACAAAAAAGAAGAAATTGAAAAGGAAATAAAATTTTTAGAATTTGAAATTAATAGAGCACAAAACATTTTAGCTAACAAAAATTTTGTTTCTAAAGCACCAAAAGAAAAAGTTGAAGAAGAAAAAAAGAAATTAAAAAATTACACAGACAGATTAAATGAAATTAAAAAAATTTTTAAATAA
- a CDS encoding IS30 family transposase, whose translation MKTYKHLTKEERCLIYFLWNKEKYSMNKIAKILNKNKSTISRELKRNTSSTGIYYSSTAHKKYIRRKSNCHMFFMLKYKNFTDLFIQKFNPKSHGVEATIFWIKENYPLVKVPSARQVFRWINSKIWKIQRRDCLRRKYVKGKRRKIGIFSKIDGKYCIPYSLRPEKINNRKEFGHWEADLIVSKRQSGYYHLLTLVERKTRLAIIRKIKGKNARSMMAKMYTIIRDEKLPIKSITVDNGLEFQMMGITAKQFNFKVYYCQPYSSFQRGSNENINGIVRRWYKKGTDFSLVSEDKIKTLEWKVNNIPRKMFGYKTAYQMYQENI comes from the coding sequence ATGAAAACTTATAAACATTTAACAAAAGAAGAAAGATGCTTAATTTATTTTCTTTGAAATAAAGAAAAATATTCTATGAATAAGATTGCAAAAATCTTAAATAAAAACAAATCAACAATATCAAGAGAATTAAAAAGAAACACATCTTCAACAGGGATTTATTATTCATCAACTGCTCACAAAAAATACATTAGAAGAAAATCAAATTGTCATATGTTTTTTATGTTGAAGTACAAAAACTTCACAGATCTTTTTATTCAAAAATTTAATCCTAAATCTCATGGTGTAGAAGCTACAATTTTTTGAATAAAAGAAAACTATCCGTTAGTTAAAGTTCCAAGTGCTAGGCAAGTATTTAGATGAATCAATAGCAAGATTTGAAAGATACAAAGAAGAGATTGTTTAAGAAGAAAATATGTTAAAGGAAAAAGAAGAAAAATAGGTATATTTTCTAAAATTGATGGAAAATACTGCATTCCTTATAGTCTAAGACCAGAAAAGATAAACAATAGAAAAGAATTTGGACATTGAGAAGCTGATCTAATAGTTAGTAAAAGGCAAAGTGGTTATTACCACTTATTGACATTAGTGGAAAGAAAAACAAGGTTGGCAATTATTAGAAAAATAAAAGGGAAGAACGCTAGATCAATGATGGCTAAAATGTATACCATTATTCGAGATGAAAAACTCCCAATAAAAAGCATCACTGTTGATAATGGGTTAGAGTTTCAAATGATGGGAATAACTGCAAAACAATTCAACTTTAAAGTTTATTATTGCCAACCTTATTCTTCATTCCAAAGAGGGTCCAACGAGAACATAAATGGGATAGTTAGAAGATGATATAAAAAAGGAACTGACTTCAGTTTAGTAAGTGAAGATAAAATAAAAACTCTTGAATGAAAAGTAAACAACATCCCAAGAAAAATGTTTGGTTATAAAACAGCTTACCAAATGTATCAAGAAAATATTTAA
- the holA gene encoding DNA polymerase III subunit delta, translating into MELILSEDIGLIEFKKMEICKNIEPKIYVYDFEEREKIIDDLMQYDFFSSDEKTNVFITSFYTKKNQPEEAEINFLIELSKIKEKNIYVCMNKISTDQYLLSLFSYCHNLKKLNKWTSKKFIQDYLNYKKFVAPSALIDYLNERLPNDANSIMSELNKLVVWDIKKLNRDIIDSIIENNINDNVFNLIDNYFSNNYQDLILQMQLFEQKGSDLREIYNVMVSQLFLLKLYKLHFDMHNSFDVIVKEFKILKFQIDNWAKFLYQIDVKKIDSLLNQLLNLEKDVMLGKKDFDTSLKLFLLSGVA; encoded by the coding sequence ATGGAATTGATATTATCTGAAGATATTGGCTTAATAGAATTTAAAAAAATGGAAATATGTAAAAATATTGAGCCAAAAATATATGTTTATGATTTTGAGGAAAGAGAAAAAATAATTGATGATTTAATGCAATATGATTTTTTCTCTAGTGATGAGAAAACCAATGTTTTCATCACAAGTTTTTATACTAAAAAAAACCAACCAGAAGAAGCAGAAATAAATTTTTTAATTGAATTATCAAAAATAAAAGAAAAAAATATTTATGTATGTATGAATAAAATATCAACTGACCAATATTTATTATCTTTGTTTTCTTATTGCCATAATTTAAAAAAATTAAATAAATGAACATCTAAAAAATTTATACAAGATTATTTAAACTACAAAAAATTTGTTGCTCCAAGTGCATTGATTGATTATTTAAATGAACGTTTACCAAATGATGCAAATAGCATTATGTCAGAATTAAATAAATTAGTAGTTTGAGATATAAAAAAATTAAATAGAGATATCATAGACTCTATTATTGAAAATAATATTAATGACAATGTATTTAATCTTATTGATAACTACTTTTCAAATAATTACCAAGATCTTATTTTGCAAATGCAATTGTTTGAACAAAAAGGATCTGATTTAAGAGAAATTTACAATGTTATGGTTTCACAATTATTTTTGTTAAAATTATATAAATTACATTTTGATATGCATAATAGTTTTGATGTAATTGTAAAAGAATTTAAGATCTTAAAATTTCAGATTGATAATTGGGCTAAATTCTTATATCAAATAGATGTTAAAAAAATTGATTCACTTTTAAATCAATTATTAAACCTTGAGAAGGATGTTATGTTAGGAAAAAAAGATTTTGATACTTCTCTTAAATTGTTCTTGCTTAGTGGGGTGGCATAA
- a CDS encoding ComEC/Rec2 family competence protein: MNKYFDLKYFALALIVFAIGFYNHEQFILLLLTYFGYHIIKGNNRFLVLVNFYLAMLVSLSILEINKNSKILIGEWLNNLVGFSIRDYLINFNTNNYGEELGSFLNLILFGYKNSVVNELYKKIVNLSLLHLFIISGIHISFLALVIKKIFVKKWLYFPISFFLLFFICYVNNFNIGSFRALIFFILSGFKFKNKNPKLWISIIVIFLLAPKSLSQFSFQMTYISLFVLFMNFKWNKKLLLNSIIISILINIYLLPYISNMNKKISLLGFFYSYIFSPLVLANYFIALFTFMIPSYDVLNFFYQVFKEMVLLSENINVVITLPIIPVNYFPLYLIFIWSLNLLFYKVNDNKIWRK; this comes from the coding sequence TTGAATAAATACTTTGATTTAAAATATTTTGCATTAGCCTTAATTGTGTTCGCTATTGGATTTTATAATCATGAACAATTTATTTTATTGTTGCTAACTTATTTTGGGTATCACATTATAAAGGGTAACAATAGATTTTTGGTTTTAGTGAACTTTTATTTAGCTATGCTTGTTAGTTTGTCAATACTTGAAATAAACAAAAATTCAAAAATATTAATAGGGGAGTGATTAAATAATTTAGTTGGTTTTTCTATAAGGGATTATTTAATCAATTTTAATACAAATAACTATGGTGAAGAACTAGGTTCGTTTTTAAATCTAATATTATTTGGTTATAAAAATAGTGTTGTAAACGAGTTGTATAAAAAGATTGTTAACCTATCTTTATTACACCTATTCATTATTAGTGGTATCCACATTAGTTTTTTAGCTTTAGTTATTAAAAAAATATTTGTGAAAAAATGATTATATTTTCCAATAAGTTTTTTCTTATTATTTTTTATATGTTATGTAAATAATTTCAACATTGGAAGTTTTAGAGCATTAATATTTTTTATTCTTTCGGGTTTTAAGTTTAAAAATAAAAACCCAAAACTTTGAATATCAATAATTGTAATTTTTTTATTAGCACCAAAAAGCTTGTCACAATTTAGTTTTCAAATGACTTATATTTCTTTATTTGTTTTATTTATGAATTTTAAATGAAATAAAAAACTGTTACTTAACTCTATTATCATAAGCATTTTAATAAATATTTATTTACTACCATATATTAGTAATATGAATAAAAAAATATCTTTATTAGGTTTCTTTTATAGCTATATATTTTCCCCTCTTGTACTAGCTAATTATTTCATTGCACTTTTTACATTTATGATTCCATCATATGATGTTTTAAATTTTTTCTATCAAGTTTTTAAGGAGATGGTTTTACTATCAGAGAACATAAATGTTGTTATAACCTTACCAATAATACCTGTAAATTATTTTCCTTTATATTTAATTTTTATATGATCATTAAATCTACTTTTTTATAAAGTAAATGATAATAAAATTTGGAGAAAATAA
- a CDS encoding ECF transporter S component: MQQNQTNNSFKRKQILPKGIICFLFPLYPIKVFKHVNLIVILSILIGLRLALGFVSVYLPVVGINISISWIPVIVIGWIYGPVFGFICGILTDTISYLIRPTFLWFWLYAIQEPMVGFISGIFSSICTIRIGKDIFKDTKNIGLKNQFYLKDKNKFDSSTKNKIKLNVKFIVEIIIQQLILIGFTTIGIVTLLFWLDQSSFESKTKFDEVFFSYGKYIVLGAILTFFVIMEIIIFFIIKKCDTSKIILCFWVISLVFVISIIFSFVLGTITAPLYYQYSHNGIQSPSFIKYGFSFYLIPRVIKESVKAPFQMIILLGLIPLSKMYLDNAKKKAFLKWSN; this comes from the coding sequence ATGCAGCAAAACCAAACTAATAATAGTTTTAAAAGAAAACAAATTTTACCCAAAGGTATTATTTGTTTTCTTTTCCCTTTATATCCTATAAAAGTTTTTAAGCATGTTAATTTAATTGTTATTCTTTCAATATTAATAGGGTTAAGATTAGCACTTGGGTTTGTATCTGTATACTTACCAGTTGTTGGAATAAATATTTCAATATCTTGAATTCCAGTAATAGTAATTGGTTGAATTTATGGACCTGTTTTTGGTTTTATATGTGGTATTTTGACAGATACAATTAGTTATTTAATAAGACCAACTTTTTTATGATTTTGATTATATGCAATCCAAGAACCAATGGTTGGATTTATTTCTGGAATTTTTTCTTCAATTTGTACCATTAGAATTGGCAAAGATATTTTTAAAGATACAAAAAATATAGGTCTTAAAAACCAATTCTATTTAAAAGATAAAAATAAATTTGATAGTTCTACAAAAAATAAAATCAAATTAAATGTTAAGTTTATTGTAGAAATAATAATCCAACAATTAATATTGATAGGTTTTACAACAATTGGGATAGTAACCCTTTTGTTTTGATTAGATCAGTCAAGTTTTGAAAGTAAAACCAAGTTTGATGAAGTTTTTTTTAGCTATGGGAAATATATTGTATTAGGAGCAATTTTAACTTTTTTTGTAATAATGGAAATTATTATTTTCTTTATAATAAAAAAATGTGACACATCAAAAATAATTTTGTGTTTTTGAGTTATAAGTTTGGTGTTTGTTATTAGTATCATTTTTTCTTTTGTTTTAGGAACAATAACCGCCCCACTTTATTACCAATATTCACATAATGGAATACAATCTCCATCATTTATTAAATATGGTTTTTCTTTTTATTTAATTCCAAGGGTTATCAAAGAGTCTGTAAAAGCTCCTTTTCAAATGATTATTCTTTTGGGATTAATACCTTTATCTAAAATGTATCTTGATAACGCTAAGAAAAAAGCATTCTTAAAGTGAAGTAATTAA
- the fmt gene encoding methionyl-tRNA formyltransferase, with amino-acid sequence MREERSSSKGKEKISVVFMGTPEIGSYALKALLDNNAFDVKTVICQPDKVSGRKKEVEFSPVKKMAIENNLTIYQPNKLGEISNELENLSPDLFVTCAYGKFIPEKILQIPKYGCINAHASILPKYRGGAPIHWAIINGEISTGVTLMKTIKEMDAGDYFIDYKIMIEESDNTSTLFKKMNDVVYKIIYEQLENIVTGKLKPIKQDESKVSFALNIKREQEKLNLNLNANSFKNWVRGLADKPGGYLFYKNKSIKIFLCEITNIPSQGEVGKIVDIKKDGIYINTLDFVIKIVEFQIEGKNRINIKNFSSNSFFVIGERFE; translated from the coding sequence ATGAGAGAAGAAAGAAGTAGTTCAAAAGGAAAAGAAAAAATAAGTGTTGTCTTCATGGGAACACCAGAAATAGGATCTTATGCTTTAAAAGCCCTATTAGACAACAATGCTTTTGATGTTAAAACTGTAATTTGTCAGCCAGATAAAGTATCAGGAAGAAAAAAAGAAGTAGAATTTAGTCCTGTAAAAAAAATGGCTATTGAAAATAATTTAACTATATATCAACCAAATAAATTAGGTGAAATTTCTAATGAATTAGAAAATCTTTCACCTGATTTATTTGTTACATGTGCATATGGAAAATTTATTCCTGAAAAAATTTTACAAATACCAAAATATGGTTGTATAAATGCCCATGCTTCAATTTTGCCAAAATATAGAGGTGGTGCACCCATTCATTGAGCAATTATAAATGGTGAAATATCAACAGGTGTAACTCTTATGAAAACAATTAAAGAAATGGATGCTGGTGATTATTTTATAGATTATAAAATTATGATTGAAGAATCAGATAATACCTCAACTCTTTTTAAGAAAATGAATGATGTTGTTTACAAAATAATATATGAACAATTAGAAAATATTGTAACGGGAAAATTAAAACCAATAAAACAAGATGAATCTAAAGTAAGTTTTGCGCTTAACATTAAAAGAGAACAAGAAAAATTAAATTTAAATTTGAATGCAAATAGTTTTAAAAACTGAGTTAGAGGTTTGGCGGATAAACCGGGTGGTTATCTGTTTTATAAAAACAAATCAATTAAAATTTTTTTATGTGAAATAACTAATATTCCATCACAAGGTGAAGTAGGTAAAATAGTTGATATAAAAAAAGATGGAATATATATAAATACATTAGATTTTGTTATTAAAATAGTAGAATTTCAAATTGAAGGAAAAAACAGAATAAATATTAAAAACTTCAGTTCTAATTCTTTCTTTGTTATAGGTGAAAGGTTTGAGTAA
- a CDS encoding DUF5385 family protein: MNNSLFGFLPLLLIGGIVVAFFLYKKKKQKESSSNGPKQRHEGDEVWKAVKDFLRDNEEKGKEIIDTYVAKRLNPDLINRSLPKQEQKKQKEEIKRRKQEKKIENKKLKAEGKKPKIEKERELYVVLFTTRNAKTLKVDKPRAIECEVKYVKINRKENERKIIILGERNYKEEAEWILPIKEAEEAKLKKELERQEKRKQRNIINKLFKNKSSTKKETKKSKDKWEKKEVVQKEKKK; this comes from the coding sequence ATGAATAATTCGCTTTTTGGTTTCTTACCATTACTTTTAATTGGGGGAATAGTTGTTGCATTCTTTTTGTATAAAAAAAAGAAACAAAAAGAAAGTTCTTCTAATGGTCCTAAACAAAGACACGAAGGTGATGAAGTTTGAAAAGCTGTTAAAGATTTTTTAAGAGACAACGAAGAAAAAGGTAAAGAAATAATTGATACTTATGTTGCCAAAAGATTAAATCCAGATTTGATTAATAGATCATTACCAAAACAAGAGCAAAAAAAACAAAAAGAAGAAATTAAAAGAAGAAAACAAGAAAAAAAAATAGAAAATAAAAAACTTAAAGCTGAAGGTAAAAAACCTAAAATTGAAAAAGAAAGAGAGCTTTATGTTGTTTTGTTCACAACAAGAAATGCTAAAACTTTAAAAGTTGATAAACCAAGAGCAATTGAATGTGAAGTTAAATATGTAAAAATAAACAGAAAAGAAAATGAAAGAAAAATTATCATTCTTGGGGAAAGAAATTATAAAGAAGAAGCAGAATGAATTTTACCAATCAAAGAAGCTGAAGAAGCTAAATTAAAAAAAGAACTTGAAAGACAAGAAAAAAGAAAACAAAGAAATATAATTAACAAATTATTTAAAAATAAATCATCAACAAAAAAAGAAACAAAAAAGAGCAAGGACAAATGAGAGAAGAAAGAAGTAGTTCAAAAGGAAAAGAAAAAATAA
- the rpsT gene encoding 30S ribosomal protein S20, whose translation MANIKGNEKRHIQDEKRNLLNHMQMSALKTQIKKAQSTKKQEELDKAYKMIDSALSKGIITKNKANRMKSRLSLYVAGKSNRTKIEKKPNTKKSVSASAKSTAAKKTTKKSSTSKTTSKKAAKK comes from the coding sequence ATGGCTAATATAAAAGGCAATGAAAAGAGACATATTCAAGACGAAAAAAGAAATTTGTTAAACCATATGCAAATGTCTGCTTTAAAAACTCAAATTAAAAAAGCTCAATCAACAAAAAAACAAGAAGAGTTAGATAAAGCTTATAAAATGATTGATTCAGCTTTGTCAAAAGGTATTATTACTAAAAACAAAGCTAATAGAATGAAATCTAGATTATCATTGTATGTTGCAGGAAAAAGCAACAGAACTAAAATAGAGAAAAAACCAAATACAAAAAAATCTGTTTCAGCTTCAGCTAAATCAACTGCAGCTAAAAAAACTACAAAAAAATCTTCAACATCAAAAACAACATCAAAAAAAGCAGCAAAAAAATAA
- the yihA gene encoding ribosome biogenesis GTP-binding protein YihA/YsxC translates to MAKFIKSAFKIEDWINDSKKEVCFVGRSNVGKSSLINSLANQKIAKVSNTPGRTQLANFFDFGNFRLVDLPGYGYASVDKKGKLELLRIINEFLSHRINLVLVIIVCDINVLTEKDKEMLDFIKQNFKNYYVVLNKSDKHNKSHFHNNKHKFSSFLEIEEERLIPISAKTKDNLNKLKDIINQNI, encoded by the coding sequence ATGGCAAAATTTATTAAATCTGCTTTTAAAATAGAAGACTGAATAAATGACAGTAAAAAAGAAGTTTGCTTTGTTGGAAGATCTAATGTGGGTAAATCATCTTTAATTAATTCTTTAGCAAATCAAAAAATTGCTAAAGTTTCAAACACCCCAGGAAGAACCCAATTAGCAAATTTTTTTGATTTTGGTAATTTTCGTTTGGTTGATTTGCCAGGGTATGGTTATGCTAGTGTAGATAAAAAAGGAAAATTAGAATTATTAAGAATAATAAATGAATTTTTATCTCATAGAATTAATCTTGTTTTAGTTATTATAGTTTGTGACATAAACGTATTAACTGAAAAAGATAAAGAAATGTTGGATTTCATAAAACAAAATTTTAAAAATTATTATGTTGTTTTAAATAAATCAGATAAACATAATAAAAGTCATTTCCATAATAACAAACATAAATTTTCAAGTTTTTTAGAAATAGAAGAAGAAAGATTAATTCCCATAAGTGCCAAAACAAAAGACAATTTAAACAAACTAAAAGACATTATCAATCAAAATATTTAG